The DNA region CCTATAAGTGAAAATCCCATTTCTTTTCCTCCTGTTATATAAATAATATTTACTTTAATAATATCATAAATACCATATCATTCAATTTTCAAAGTACAATTTTGTATAGCTAGCTAGTTTGATTAATAATCACTTTTTGAATAGACTTTTTTACAAAGCTGCAAGGAGAATATCATTTTAATGAATTATTTAAAGAAGAATTTGTAAAGTAAAACATTTAGTAGCTAGATTTAATTATTTTTTAATACTAAACCTTTTATTTTTGCACTTTTGCATATTGTTATATTTTGATAAATAAAAATAATTATTACCATTTAACTTAGCAATGTAAAAAATTTTATTATAAAGATTATTATTAAATATATTGACAGTAAGTAATATTTCTAATAATATATTAATGATACTAATTATCATTTTCAAGAGAAATGGATTTTCAATATTTAAAATACATATTAAGGAGTTGATGACACTTGAAAAAAATAATAACTTTACTCACTGTGCTGTTAATATTGTTTATTATGCCAGTTACTGCTTTTGCTGCCGATGTAAGCAAAAGTCTTGTGGAGGCAAATAAATTGGTGAATAAAGCACAGGAACTTGTTCAAGCAGGAGATATAGACAAAGGAAAGGCAGAATACGATGCATATAATAAAGCTTGGCTGGAACTTGAAGATGGGGTTAAAAGCCAATCCAAACTAGCTTATGGGGATATAGAGGAAAAAATGGGAATGGTGCAGTTTTTATTCTCTCAAAATCCTGTTCAGAAGGATAAGGTTGTTGAAGCATTAGTTGACTTAAAGGGAACTAATGAAAAATTTATTAATGGTAAATATGAAAATCAAATATCTAATAAAAATGATAAAAATGTCACAGTTAAGGACTTATTAAATATTTTGGGAAAAGCTAAAGAGCAGATAAAAAATGGTGACAATGGAGCCGCATTGCAATCTATGAATGAATTTAGTTCATCCTGGTTGGATGTTGAAGGAGTTATACTTACAAAATCACAGAAAATATACAGCGATGCAGAAAAGGACATGGTCACAGCTAAAGCCTATCTTTCAATGAAACCTGCACAGACCTTTAAGGCTGAAATGGTTATTGATAGAATGTACAATTACCTATCCACTGTGGAGGGTAAAAATTCATATGGAATAATGGATGTTATAACAATAATTCTTAGAGAAGGAATTGAAGCATTATTAGTTGTTATTGCCTTGCTTGGATTCATTAAAAAATCCGGACATGAAGATAAAAAAGGATGGATTTTTGGTGGAGTAGGTGTTGGATTAATCGTAAGTATTATATTAGCAATAATTATTAAGGTATTATTTACATCCGGAACCTTTGGGAATAATAATTTTTTAATAGCTGGATGGACAGGTGTTTTTGCAGCAGTAATGCTGATTTATGTGAGTTACTGGCTTCATAGCAAATCAAGTGCAAAACAGTGGAATGATTATATTAAAAATAAGAGTACCCAGGCAATTGCCACAGGAAGTCTGTTTTCTCTTGGACTTTTAGCATTTCTTGCAGTTTTTCGTGAGGGAACAGAAACTGTACTGTTTTATATAGGAATGGCATCATCTATTAGTTTAACTACATTGATATCAGGAATAGTATTAGGTGCTTTAATATTAGTGGCTATAGCATTCTTAATATTAAAAGTAGGATTAAAGATTCCAATGAGACCATTTTTTATTGTTTCAAGCTTATTAGTATTTTATTTAGGAATAAAATTTACGGGTATGGGCATTAATGGATTGCAAATAGCAGGAATATTACCAACAACTACCAATGATGTTTTGCCAACTATAGATTGGCTTGGTGTCTATCCATCTCTTCAAAGCTTAATTCCACAATTAATTTTAATAGTGTTAGCTATTGCAATGGTAGCTTGGAGATATATTAAGGCATCTTCAAAGAAATAATGTATAGATTATTAGGGGGTTTTTCAAAATGATGAATTTAAAAAAAATATTTGCAGCAACAACAATAACAGCACTTTTACTAACTGGATGCAGTTCTAATGCAGGAGCACCTAAAACTCAAAATACAGAACAAAATGAATCTGCTGCTAAAGGTGAAAAAACATTAAGTATAGCTGAAGGTTCTAAAAATATGAAAGATGTTTTAAAGGATATGAAATCAAAACTTGAGAATAAAGATGAGGAAGGCGCTGTAAATGCATCTGCAGGACTTGAGGATAACTGGAAGGTATTTGAAGATAACGTTAAAGATAAAAATAAGGAATTGTATGAAAAAGTAGAACAGCCGCTACATACAATAAATGCAGCAGTAAAAATAAAACCACTTGATACTAAGACTTTGATTGATGCCATTGATGTTTTAGATAAACAGCTTGATGAAGTGGGAAAATTGAAATAGAGTATTCTATACAATTAATTACTGGAGTATTTTTTACTACATGTATTGCTATAATATTCATTATGATATAAACTAAAGTAGAAAATTTAATAGAAGCTTAGGTGCCTTGCAAAAAGGTGAAAAGGGAATGCGGTTGAAGTCCGCAGCAGCCCCCGCTACTGTAAATGAGGACGAACCTTAATATGCCACTCAATGATTTCGTATGGAGTATATACTAAAATTATATGGGGAAGGCTAAGGTTAGGATGATACATAAGTCAGGAGACCTGCCTAAGTTGTAATTTGTCCGAGGACTACCCGCTCTAATACTCCCATCGCACTCTGTGGAAGTGGGAGTAAAGAGCGGCTACGTCCCTGGATAACGATTTCTAAGCATCAGATGGGATAAAAACTCCACCTGATGCCAAGAACTCTGTTTATAAAGCTTTCGGAGGGGAAGATCTTTTGGTGATAAAAATTTCTGATAATTTGTGAATTTTTTATTTTAGAAGGTAGTGCTACTGAAAGCACTACCTTTTTTATTTTTTACAAACTTGCAGCTATTTTGATTGGAGGAAAAGTGTTTGCATAAGAAAAAGGATAAGGTGATACTTGTAGTAAGTTTTGGAACTACTTATGGGGAAACTAGAAAATTAACTATAGACAGCATTGAACAGTGCATACAGGATAGGTTTAAGGACTATGATATGAAGAGGGCATTCACTTCTCATATGATAATTAAAGTACTTAGGGAAAGAGATAGATATATTGTAGATACGCCAGAAGAAGCTTTAGAAAAGATAGCTGAGGAAGGCTACAAAGAAGTTATTGTTCAGTCCCTTCATATAATGCCTGGAGAGGAATATGAGTATGTAGAAAGGGTAGTGGAAAGCTACAGACAAAAGGATGTATTTAATAAAATTGAGTTAGGAAGACCTATACTTTATTTTAAGGGAGATGGTGAACAGCTTCAGGATGATTATTTAATGGCTATGGAAGCTATAAAGCTTCAGCTGCCTGAAACAGGTTCAGTAGTGTTTATGGGGCATGGAACAACTCATCCTGCAAATGCCTGCTATTCCTGTCTTCAGATGGTCCTTAGAGATCACCAGATAAATAATGTATATATTGGAACGGTGGAAGGTTATCCTTCGCTGGACAATATTATAAACACACTAAAAAGAGATAAGGTAGAAGAAATTACGTTAATGCCTCTTATGGTGGTAGCTGGAGATCACTGTAATAATGACATGGCTTCAGATGAAGAGGATTCATGGAAAAAGATTCTTGAAAAAGAGGACTTTAAGGTTAATTTATATATGCATGGTATGGGAGAAAATCCTTTATTTAGAAAGATATTTGTAAACCATGTAGAAGACACTATTATAGGTAAATATAAAAATATGGGAAGAACTAAAAAGGGGATTTAAATATGGCAAAGTTAATGATACA from Clostridium pasteurianum BC1 includes:
- a CDS encoding FTR1 family iron permease, which produces MKKIITLLTVLLILFIMPVTAFAADVSKSLVEANKLVNKAQELVQAGDIDKGKAEYDAYNKAWLELEDGVKSQSKLAYGDIEEKMGMVQFLFSQNPVQKDKVVEALVDLKGTNEKFINGKYENQISNKNDKNVTVKDLLNILGKAKEQIKNGDNGAALQSMNEFSSSWLDVEGVILTKSQKIYSDAEKDMVTAKAYLSMKPAQTFKAEMVIDRMYNYLSTVEGKNSYGIMDVITIILREGIEALLVVIALLGFIKKSGHEDKKGWIFGGVGVGLIVSIILAIIIKVLFTSGTFGNNNFLIAGWTGVFAAVMLIYVSYWLHSKSSAKQWNDYIKNKSTQAIATGSLFSLGLLAFLAVFREGTETVLFYIGMASSISLTTLISGIVLGALILVAIAFLILKVGLKIPMRPFFIVSSLLVFYLGIKFTGMGINGLQIAGILPTTTNDVLPTIDWLGVYPSLQSLIPQLILIVLAIAMVAWRYIKASSKK
- a CDS encoding sirohydrochlorin cobaltochelatase; its protein translation is MHKKKDKVILVVSFGTTYGETRKLTIDSIEQCIQDRFKDYDMKRAFTSHMIIKVLRERDRYIVDTPEEALEKIAEEGYKEVIVQSLHIMPGEEYEYVERVVESYRQKDVFNKIELGRPILYFKGDGEQLQDDYLMAMEAIKLQLPETGSVVFMGHGTTHPANACYSCLQMVLRDHQINNVYIGTVEGYPSLDNIINTLKRDKVEEITLMPLMVVAGDHCNNDMASDEEDSWKKILEKEDFKVNLYMHGMGENPLFRKIFVNHVEDTIIGKYKNMGRTKKGI